From one Haloterrigena gelatinilytica genomic stretch:
- a CDS encoding aminopeptidase P family protein: protein MRSPFERRLEACQRRLERVDAALAALVPGPNLTYLTGFEESPSERHLLLFVPRVGDPVVVAPAMYDAQLRTLPIETLAVRLWDDDDDPLEEIEAVLAELLPAGDGDPGSSRDGDAPTILVDDRMWATFTQDLRACAPAATFDLASRVLEDLRIRKDDVELEALRRAGEIADRVSLEIRSRGTELVGRTEAELASEIERLLAEYGGGDPAFETIVASGPNGARPHHHSGDREIERGDPIVLDFGAFVDADLEDGTGRYPGDQTRTIVVGDAPGDEYDRYERVHEVVREAHRAAVEAVEPGATAGAVDRAARSVIEDAGYGDEFVHRTGHGVGLEVHEPPYIVADNDRKLEPGMVFSVEPGIYLEGEFGVRIEDLVVVTEDGAERLNESPRGWETGSGVQ from the coding sequence ATGCGATCCCCGTTCGAACGCCGTCTCGAGGCGTGTCAGCGCCGACTCGAGCGCGTCGACGCCGCGCTGGCCGCCCTCGTGCCGGGCCCGAATCTCACCTACCTGACCGGCTTCGAGGAATCGCCGTCGGAACGCCACCTGTTGCTGTTCGTCCCGCGGGTCGGCGATCCGGTCGTCGTCGCGCCGGCGATGTACGATGCCCAACTTCGGACGCTGCCGATCGAAACGCTGGCGGTACGGCTGTGGGACGACGATGACGACCCGCTCGAGGAGATCGAGGCAGTGCTGGCGGAGCTACTGCCGGCGGGCGACGGGGATCCCGGCTCGTCGCGGGACGGCGACGCGCCGACGATCCTCGTCGACGACCGCATGTGGGCGACGTTCACGCAGGATCTGCGGGCGTGTGCGCCGGCGGCGACGTTCGACCTCGCCAGTCGCGTTCTCGAGGACCTCCGGATCCGGAAGGACGACGTCGAACTCGAGGCGCTCCGACGGGCCGGGGAAATCGCGGACCGCGTTTCGCTCGAAATCCGTTCGCGCGGGACCGAACTGGTCGGGCGGACGGAAGCGGAGCTGGCGAGCGAGATCGAGCGGCTGCTCGCCGAGTACGGCGGCGGCGATCCGGCGTTCGAGACGATCGTCGCGTCGGGACCGAACGGCGCCCGACCCCACCACCACAGCGGCGACCGGGAGATCGAACGCGGCGATCCGATCGTGCTGGACTTCGGGGCGTTCGTCGACGCCGACCTCGAGGACGGAACCGGCCGCTACCCCGGCGATCAGACGCGAACGATCGTCGTCGGCGACGCGCCCGGGGACGAGTACGATCGGTACGAACGGGTACACGAGGTCGTCCGCGAGGCCCATCGGGCCGCCGTCGAAGCTGTCGAACCCGGCGCGACCGCCGGCGCGGTCGATCGGGCGGCGCGATCGGTCATCGAGGACGCCGGTTACGGCGACGAATTCGTCCACCGAACCGGACACGGCGTCGGCCTCGAGGTCCACGAACCGCCCTACATCGTCGCGGACAACGACCGGAAACTCGAGCCCGGGATGGTCTTCAGCGTCGAACCGGGGATCTACCTCGAGGGCGAGTTCGGCGTCCGGATCGAGGACCTTGTCGTCGTCACCGAGGACGGCGCCGAGCGACTGAACGAGTCGCCGCGCGGCTGGGAGACCGGGAGCGGCGTTCAGTAA
- a CDS encoding alpha,alpha-trehalose-phosphate synthase (UDP-forming), giving the protein MRSIDARLPSTHPSNRQLRTDGYGRSTADSRSDGSVCPGSLIVVSNRQPYRHEYDTASEDSGGDGDRSTGTSSITVDEPTGGLTAGLDPVVQASEGTWIAWGDGEADFDVADDDGCIAVPPDDESYTLQRIDLSEEAVDSYYYGFSNRVLWPLCHGFVDLVENRSNDFEWYRTVNERFADAVAEHAEADSIVWVQDYHFGLAPRMIRESVPRSTTVAQFWHIPWPTPASFQHCPAGRAILQGLLGNDLLGFHVDRYVERFLDCVERYLPGADVDRTQRTVAYGGETTRIVATPMGVDAPTHDGNARAVESDQLSSLFDRYDISRENVIGLGVDRLDYSKGIPERLAAIERLLERNPGWHGEFTFLQTATPSRTDIDAYQRHGDLVRSEVTRINRRFGTDDWEPIVYTEDYLSNEELSGLYRRADLMVVSPLVDGMNLVAQEYVAASVDGDGVLVLSEGTGAHERLGSHALTIDPTDVDGFASQLEAAVTMAPRERQRRMNTLRNRVFDGDLEWWMETQFDWIRRVHADKRRDGGARGSGSDSDPDRGPGSDAGSDTDAGRSTDRVGDSRSESRSNSDGDTNEHPSTA; this is encoded by the coding sequence ATGCGATCTATCGATGCGCGGTTGCCGTCGACGCATCCGAGCAATCGTCAGTTACGGACGGACGGATACGGCCGTTCGACTGCGGATTCGCGGTCCGACGGGTCCGTCTGTCCCGGTTCTCTAATCGTCGTTTCGAACCGCCAGCCGTACCGCCACGAGTACGATACGGCGTCCGAAGACTCCGGTGGCGACGGCGACCGATCGACCGGTACGTCGTCGATTACGGTCGACGAGCCGACGGGCGGTCTGACGGCCGGTCTCGATCCCGTTGTCCAGGCCTCCGAGGGGACCTGGATCGCCTGGGGCGACGGCGAGGCCGACTTCGACGTCGCCGACGACGACGGCTGTATCGCGGTGCCGCCGGACGACGAGTCGTACACCCTCCAGCGGATCGATCTCTCGGAGGAGGCGGTCGACTCCTACTACTACGGGTTCAGCAATCGCGTGCTCTGGCCGCTCTGTCACGGCTTCGTCGATCTCGTCGAGAACCGATCGAACGATTTCGAGTGGTACCGGACGGTAAACGAGCGCTTCGCCGACGCAGTGGCCGAACACGCCGAGGCCGACTCGATCGTCTGGGTCCAGGACTACCACTTCGGCCTCGCGCCGCGGATGATCCGGGAGTCGGTTCCCCGATCGACGACCGTCGCCCAGTTCTGGCACATTCCGTGGCCGACGCCGGCCTCGTTCCAGCACTGCCCGGCCGGCCGGGCGATCCTCCAGGGTCTGCTCGGCAACGACCTGCTCGGCTTTCACGTCGACCGCTACGTCGAACGGTTCCTCGACTGCGTCGAGCGATACCTGCCGGGGGCAGACGTCGATCGGACCCAGCGAACCGTCGCCTACGGCGGGGAGACGACGCGGATCGTCGCGACGCCCATGGGCGTCGACGCGCCGACTCACGACGGGAACGCGCGGGCGGTCGAGTCGGACCAGCTGTCGTCGCTGTTCGACCGCTACGACATCTCCCGCGAGAACGTCATCGGACTCGGCGTCGACCGCCTCGATTACTCGAAGGGGATCCCCGAACGGCTGGCCGCGATCGAACGGCTCCTCGAGCGCAATCCGGGGTGGCACGGCGAGTTTACGTTCCTCCAGACGGCGACGCCGTCCCGGACCGATATCGACGCCTACCAGCGCCACGGCGACCTCGTCAGGAGCGAAGTGACGCGAATCAACCGGCGGTTCGGAACCGACGACTGGGAGCCGATCGTCTACACCGAAGACTACCTCTCGAACGAGGAACTGTCCGGGCTCTATCGCCGCGCTGACCTGATGGTCGTGAGCCCCCTGGTCGACGGGATGAACCTGGTCGCCCAGGAGTACGTCGCCGCGAGCGTCGACGGCGACGGTGTGCTCGTCCTGAGCGAGGGAACCGGAGCCCACGAGCGGCTCGGGTCGCACGCGCTGACGATCGACCCGACCGACGTCGACGGCTTCGCGTCGCAACTCGAGGCGGCGGTCACGATGGCGCCCCGCGAGCGCCAACGCCGGATGAACACGCTCCGAAACCGCGTCTTCGACGGCGACCTCGAGTGGTGGATGGAGACCCAGTTCGACTGGATTCGCCGGGTCCACGCCGATAAACGACGTGACGGCGGGGCTCGCGGCTCCGGCTCCGACTCCGATCCCGATCGCGGTCCCGGTTCCGACGCCGGTTCGGATACCGACGCGGGCCGGAGCACCGACCGCGTCGGCGACTCCCGATCGGAGTCCCGGTCGAACTCGGACGGTGACACGAACGAACACCCCTCGACAGCGTGA
- the otsB gene encoding trehalose-phosphatase gives MSDDTPPRPVDEARDRIRSRLAAGSRLCCCLDFDGTLAPIVEDPDAAAPTAENEAAVASLSADPAVSTAIVSGRALADVRERIDGPSIYAGNHGLELERNDSLAVHPVARKRAARIDEVCGILESVLAPIPNARIENKRLTGTVHYRSVPPAMRPIVQRRTHAVVDRFGGDALEVSSGKRILEIGPSIPWGKGNAVALIAADMPPGAVPIYIGDDVTDESAFRTVESDGIGIRVGGDEPSAASYRLDSPDAVARFLEWLASITTETLERTESQASTPAGAAIAVDGSTDDYSGS, from the coding sequence ATGTCGGACGATACCCCTCCCCGTCCGGTCGACGAGGCGCGGGACCGGATCCGGTCGCGACTCGCCGCCGGCTCGAGGCTGTGTTGCTGTCTGGACTTCGACGGCACGCTCGCGCCGATCGTCGAGGACCCCGACGCGGCGGCGCCGACGGCGGAAAACGAAGCGGCGGTCGCGTCGCTGTCGGCCGATCCGGCGGTCTCGACGGCGATCGTCAGCGGTCGCGCGCTGGCCGACGTTCGCGAGCGCATCGACGGCCCGTCAATCTACGCCGGCAACCACGGGCTCGAACTCGAGCGAAACGACTCGCTCGCCGTCCACCCGGTCGCGCGCAAACGCGCCGCGCGCATCGACGAGGTGTGCGGGATCCTCGAGTCGGTGCTCGCGCCGATCCCGAACGCCCGAATCGAAAACAAGCGATTGACCGGGACGGTCCACTACCGATCCGTGCCGCCGGCGATGCGGCCGATCGTCCAGCGGCGGACGCACGCGGTCGTCGACCGGTTCGGCGGCGACGCCCTCGAGGTGTCCTCCGGGAAGCGCATCCTCGAGATCGGGCCGTCGATCCCGTGGGGGAAGGGGAACGCGGTCGCGTTGATCGCGGCCGATATGCCGCCGGGGGCCGTCCCGATCTATATCGGCGACGACGTGACCGACGAATCGGCGTTCCGGACCGTCGAATCCGACGGGATCGGGATTCGCGTCGGCGGCGACGAGCCGTCGGCCGCCTCCTATCGGCTCGACTCGCCCGACGCCGTCGCTCGATTCTTGGAGTGGCTCGCATCGATCACGACCGAAACCCTCGAGCGGACCGAGTCGCAAGCGAGTACGCCGGCCGGAGCCGCGATCGCGGTCGACGGGTCGACGGATGATTACTCCGGGTCCTAA
- a CDS encoding winged helix-turn-helix domain-containing protein yields the protein MKLRQPTDFLILEALEEKGRNVATNLAEHTGKSRKNINTRLPVLEDYGLVRKIGPAERSGLYEITSSGKAALVYRDQYDEVDDFESLIEGPSAGGVDDNDPQASFVRGEDDSDDDE from the coding sequence GTGAAACTGCGTCAACCTACTGATTTCCTGATCCTTGAGGCGCTCGAGGAGAAAGGCCGAAACGTCGCAACGAATCTCGCCGAACACACGGGGAAGAGCCGCAAGAACATCAATACTCGGTTACCGGTACTCGAAGATTACGGGCTGGTCCGCAAGATCGGTCCGGCCGAACGGTCCGGACTGTACGAGATTACGTCGTCGGGTAAGGCGGCGCTCGTCTATCGCGACCAGTACGACGAGGTTGACGACTTCGAGTCGCTCATCGAAGGGCCCAGCGCCGGCGGAGTCGACGACAACGACCCGCAGGCGAGTTTCGTCCGCGGCGAGGACGACAGCGACGACGACGAGTAA
- a CDS encoding peptidase M10A and M12B matrixin and adamalysin: protein MKRRAFLGAVGSLTSVGTLAYTTREPVESLEIRVWLSSGAAEYDGVAERLREYLERIFDLEYWTLDLSIGGTVDVSTENGARVTSHGEWPLTLATGAVGAPAVTPVADVNLLVTDGQMRRTPTGYGLPHVASVGGARHLAALASFDDLLSTPAADAERVIVPNEPATRSIQVLVHEIGHALGLDHEHGVSFRHGGAIVATPMLSSYAWNGDADVDRSACGRPYPEPAHRPRKLSLEFSACARRELAAYSGSGLG from the coding sequence GTGAAGCGACGCGCGTTTCTCGGGGCCGTCGGCTCGCTCACCTCGGTCGGCACGCTCGCGTATACGACTCGAGAGCCGGTCGAGAGCCTCGAGATCCGCGTCTGGCTCTCGAGCGGCGCCGCGGAGTACGACGGCGTCGCCGAGCGGCTTCGGGAGTACCTCGAGCGGATCTTCGATCTCGAGTACTGGACGCTCGACCTCTCGATCGGCGGCACCGTCGACGTCTCGACCGAAAACGGGGCGCGCGTCACGAGTCACGGAGAGTGGCCGCTGACGCTCGCGACGGGCGCGGTGGGAGCGCCCGCGGTCACCCCCGTCGCCGACGTCAACCTGCTCGTCACGGACGGCCAGATGCGACGGACGCCGACCGGGTACGGGCTCCCGCACGTCGCGTCGGTCGGCGGCGCCCGGCACCTCGCCGCGCTCGCGTCGTTCGACGACCTGCTCTCGACGCCGGCAGCGGACGCCGAGCGAGTTATCGTGCCGAACGAACCGGCCACGCGCTCGATACAGGTGCTCGTCCACGAGATCGGCCACGCGCTCGGGCTGGATCACGAACACGGCGTCTCCTTCCGGCACGGGGGCGCGATCGTCGCGACGCCGATGTTGAGCAGTTACGCCTGGAACGGCGACGCCGACGTCGACCGCTCGGCGTGCGGGCGTCCGTATCCGGAGCCGGCGCATCGACCGCGAAAACTCAGTCTGGAATTCTCCGCGTGCGCGCGACGCGAACTCGCCGCGTACAGCGGCAGCGGGCTCGGATAA
- a CDS encoding bacterio-opsin activator domain-containing protein: protein MSPEIRSGPIVHISTSHTESLQARLCEASSAGVRSITPAALEDDLESVFDGENESDGESESDAGPSVPAGFVLELERPERVRTALERLFEAWPDAPTVVAPPTGSEALAAAALRGGAAEYAPLDGDGDPVERIVDAIRTLGGAVSAGETAGEPTSATAANGAGRAVGVSAAPVESRPATESTGEYHRILANELPDEAFVIAADGTYLEAKVRSDAADLYTTTADELPGKNLAEVFPDDRAAELQACVDRTLRTGDVQSIEYEARTTDGCRRYEGRVVPIDEPIDGRNAVVWLARDITERMRRERELRSRRDELETLNRISAVVGQVIDTLVEAPSREAIEREVCDQLVESELYCGAWIAERTGEGSLAFRTGAGDVDAYLDRAKELEEGHAYLVQQAAETGEIQTATRIPTSDSMPESLCRAARTDGVRSAIAVPISHNDSVYGVLTVLADREDAFGEGERAGFGLLGETIGFTIMAVKNRQLLFADTVVELEFRIDGGNTFSFDLSERYGCTVSLEWAGTTADGRTVQYVTIDGLDGETVLEEAEAHPSIENCRLIHDGGENCTIEIRLAKSGVRTLANHGATFREVTVDDGVGTCLIEVSQDANVREIAKALTVIYENTELVARREIDRPVRTAAQRRDRIFDQLTDRQLTTLRLAYYSGFFEWPRESTGEEIAEAMNVSPPTMHQHLRKGMKAVLEKFFEASGGPQPP, encoded by the coding sequence ATGTCCCCCGAGATCCGTTCCGGCCCGATCGTACACATCTCGACGTCTCACACGGAGTCGCTCCAGGCACGGCTTTGCGAAGCGTCTTCGGCCGGCGTTCGATCGATCACGCCAGCGGCCCTCGAGGACGATCTCGAGTCAGTCTTCGACGGGGAAAACGAGTCCGACGGGGAAAGCGAGTCCGACGCGGGGCCGTCGGTTCCCGCCGGGTTCGTCCTCGAACTCGAGCGTCCCGAACGGGTTCGGACCGCCCTCGAACGGCTGTTCGAGGCGTGGCCGGACGCGCCGACGGTCGTCGCCCCGCCGACCGGCAGTGAGGCGCTCGCGGCGGCGGCGCTGCGGGGCGGCGCCGCCGAGTACGCGCCCCTCGACGGCGACGGGGACCCGGTCGAGCGGATCGTCGATGCGATCCGCACGCTCGGCGGGGCAGTCAGCGCCGGCGAGACCGCCGGCGAACCGACGTCCGCCACGGCGGCGAACGGTGCAGGCCGGGCGGTCGGCGTCTCCGCAGCCCCGGTCGAGAGTCGGCCGGCGACGGAATCGACCGGCGAGTACCACCGCATCCTCGCGAACGAGTTGCCCGACGAGGCCTTCGTCATCGCCGCCGACGGCACCTACCTCGAGGCGAAGGTCCGGTCCGACGCCGCCGATCTCTACACGACGACGGCCGACGAACTGCCCGGGAAGAACCTCGCGGAGGTGTTTCCCGACGACAGGGCCGCGGAGTTGCAGGCGTGTGTCGATCGAACGCTCCGGACCGGCGACGTACAGTCGATCGAGTACGAGGCGAGAACGACCGACGGCTGCCGACGGTACGAGGGGCGGGTCGTCCCGATCGACGAACCGATCGACGGCCGGAACGCCGTCGTCTGGCTCGCCAGAGACATTACCGAGCGGATGCGTCGAGAGCGAGAGCTGCGATCGCGACGGGACGAACTCGAGACGCTCAACAGGATCAGCGCGGTCGTCGGACAGGTGATCGACACGCTGGTCGAGGCACCCTCCCGGGAGGCCATCGAACGGGAGGTCTGCGACCAGCTCGTTGAGTCGGAGCTGTACTGCGGGGCCTGGATCGCCGAGCGGACGGGCGAGGGGTCCCTCGCCTTCCGAACCGGCGCCGGCGACGTGGACGCGTACCTCGACCGCGCGAAGGAACTCGAGGAGGGCCACGCGTATCTGGTCCAGCAGGCCGCCGAGACCGGCGAGATCCAGACGGCGACGCGCATCCCGACGAGCGATTCGATGCCCGAATCGCTCTGCAGGGCCGCCCGGACGGACGGCGTCCGGTCCGCGATCGCCGTTCCGATCAGCCACAACGACTCGGTCTACGGCGTCCTGACGGTCCTCGCGGACCGCGAAGACGCCTTCGGAGAGGGCGAGCGAGCCGGGTTCGGCCTGCTCGGCGAGACGATCGGCTTCACGATCATGGCCGTCAAGAACCGCCAGCTGCTGTTCGCCGACACGGTCGTCGAACTCGAGTTCCGGATCGACGGCGGCAACACCTTCTCGTTCGATCTCTCCGAGCGGTACGGCTGTACCGTCTCGCTCGAGTGGGCCGGAACGACGGCGGACGGCCGCACCGTCCAATACGTCACGATCGACGGCCTCGACGGCGAGACCGTCCTCGAGGAGGCCGAGGCACATCCGTCGATCGAGAACTGTCGGCTCATTCACGACGGCGGCGAGAACTGCACGATCGAGATTCGCCTCGCGAAGTCGGGGGTCCGAACGCTCGCGAACCACGGCGCGACGTTCCGCGAGGTCACCGTCGACGACGGCGTCGGAACCTGTCTGATCGAGGTCTCGCAGGACGCGAACGTCCGCGAGATCGCGAAGGCGTTGACGGTGATCTACGAGAACACCGAACTCGTCGCGCGCCGCGAGATCGACCGCCCGGTTCGAACCGCCGCTCAGCGGCGGGATCGCATCTTCGACCAACTGACCGATCGACAGCTGACGACGCTGCGACTCGCCTACTACAGCGGCTTCTTCGAGTGGCCCCGCGAGAGCACCGGCGAGGAGATCGCCGAGGCGATGAACGTCTCGCCGCCGACGATGCACCAGCACCTCCGGAAGGGGATGAAGGCGGTCCTCGAGAAGTTCTTCGAAGCCAGCGGCGGCCCGCAGCCGCCCTGA
- a CDS encoding ICP22 family protein, which yields MIDVSLGFLLSSLPWWLAAPLIQIAVLVVGMALDETYVNRTTVLMGALAAHIHIFVAGEAGLLVSIYADAGLAVGAYGLYAYVIDGYVATWFRLLAYYVYSPLSVFLVILTAGPTVIGVEPLVVLALAGAGYANFQFREYLRPDQPFYFGPRTQEEFDAVLETEIGAGSPAGADAPDSETAGDGVADPGTVAGEAEPGAAAAETASSPAGTEPAGPNTAGQSASGQNATGQQTAGRGGASADAFDDAESAEDGAEFDHPGAEPAAASDSSERGILPKFMRRL from the coding sequence GTGATCGACGTGTCCCTCGGGTTCCTCCTCAGTTCCCTCCCCTGGTGGTTAGCGGCGCCGTTGATCCAGATCGCGGTGCTCGTCGTCGGCATGGCGTTAGACGAGACGTACGTTAACCGGACGACGGTCCTGATGGGGGCGCTGGCGGCGCACATCCACATCTTCGTCGCCGGCGAAGCCGGTCTGCTGGTCTCCATCTACGCCGACGCGGGACTGGCCGTCGGCGCCTACGGACTGTATGCCTACGTCATCGACGGCTACGTCGCCACCTGGTTTCGGCTGCTCGCCTACTACGTCTACTCGCCGCTATCGGTCTTTCTCGTCATCCTGACCGCCGGCCCCACCGTGATCGGCGTCGAACCGCTGGTCGTCCTCGCGCTGGCCGGGGCGGGGTACGCCAACTTCCAGTTCCGCGAGTACCTCCGGCCCGATCAGCCCTTCTACTTCGGTCCGCGAACCCAGGAGGAGTTCGACGCCGTCCTCGAGACCGAAATCGGCGCGGGATCGCCGGCCGGCGCCGACGCCCCCGATTCCGAAACCGCTGGTGACGGCGTCGCCGATCCCGGGACGGTCGCCGGCGAAGCGGAACCGGGAGCGGCCGCCGCGGAAACCGCCTCGAGTCCCGCCGGTACCGAGCCCGCCGGACCGAACACCGCCGGGCAGTCGGCGTCCGGACAGAACGCGACCGGGCAGCAGACGGCCGGCCGAGGCGGAGCGAGCGCCGACGCGTTCGACGACGCCGAGTCCGCCGAAGACGGGGCGGAGTTCGACCACCCGGGCGCCGAACCGGCCGCCGCGTCCGACTCGAGCGAGCGGGGGATCCTGCCGAAGTTCATGCGCCGACTCTAG
- a CDS encoding CopG family transcriptional regulator, giving the protein MAKDTVRYPDEVVEAIDELVDDGMFESKSEFYRFSAEYVLTLLNNDHEVKTFNFDEIKTELDISEEDHAKALGADGGTFFLDAVITVRKHGLRGDYEAAERFIDTHYESTDQECIILEELLGTYRSEPT; this is encoded by the coding sequence ATGGCCAAAGATACCGTCAGGTACCCGGACGAGGTCGTCGAGGCGATCGACGAACTGGTCGACGACGGTATGTTCGAGAGCAAATCCGAGTTCTACCGCTTCTCCGCGGAGTACGTCCTCACGCTGCTCAACAACGACCACGAGGTGAAGACGTTCAACTTCGACGAGATCAAGACCGAACTCGACATCTCCGAGGAGGATCACGCGAAGGCGCTGGGTGCCGACGGTGGAACCTTCTTCCTCGACGCCGTGATCACCGTTCGCAAACACGGGCTTCGAGGCGACTACGAGGCCGCCGAGCGGTTCATCGACACCCACTACGAGTCGACCGATCAGGAGTGTATCATCCTCGAGGAACTGCTCGGAACCTACCGTTCGGAGCCGACGTAA
- a CDS encoding cobyric acid synthase, translated as MTRTLLVAGTASHVGKSTVAAGLCRLLADRGVSVAPFKGQNMSNNARVVVRPEAAAGDDRSDTDESDEPDVDKWGEIGVSQFVQARAARITPTTDCNPVLLKPRGDGESQLVLQGRAHEHVPAGRYYEEFWDEARAAAEESYRRLAADHDVIVAEGAGSIGEINLHDRDLANVETARFADADILLLVDIERGGAFASLYGTIELLPDALRDRVVGAVITKFRGDRSLLEPGIEEIESKTGVPILGVLPYDDPGLPEEDSVGLPSKRERGVLGDDDGVPDDRRLTVAVPRLPRISNATDLEALAAEPGVSVAFVPVDAESAAEGQAVSTDPLAAVDADAVVLPGTKNTVDDLLALHEAGFADALAAFDGPIVGVCGGYQMLGERITNAALEGTGDDAVVEGLGLLPVETRFEGTKRVEQTTVPVDGSASPLLAGAEGTASGYEIHAGRTRVLEAEREAIARPLGDSSAARGRVLGTYLHGLFDNEAVRTAFLEAVASETGTDRPRHSAETAGTGTDAGEEPASAAASESGSQTERTVGSGSTPYDRAAALVGEHVDLEALGRPFDS; from the coding sequence ATGACCAGAACGCTGCTCGTCGCCGGAACCGCGAGCCACGTCGGCAAATCGACGGTTGCCGCGGGTCTCTGTCGGCTGCTCGCCGATCGAGGCGTCTCGGTCGCCCCGTTCAAGGGACAGAACATGAGCAACAACGCTCGAGTCGTCGTACGACCCGAAGCAGCGGCCGGCGACGACCGAAGCGACACCGACGAGAGCGACGAACCGGATGTCGACAAGTGGGGCGAGATCGGCGTCTCCCAGTTCGTCCAGGCTCGAGCGGCCCGCATCACCCCCACTACGGACTGCAACCCGGTCCTGCTCAAACCGCGCGGCGACGGGGAGAGCCAGCTGGTCCTGCAGGGACGGGCCCACGAGCACGTCCCCGCGGGCCGGTACTACGAGGAGTTCTGGGACGAGGCCCGCGCCGCAGCCGAAGAGTCCTACCGGCGACTCGCGGCCGACCACGACGTGATCGTCGCGGAGGGCGCCGGCAGCATCGGCGAGATCAACCTCCACGATCGGGACCTCGCGAACGTCGAAACCGCGCGGTTCGCCGACGCCGACATCCTCCTGCTGGTCGACATCGAGCGCGGCGGGGCCTTCGCCAGCCTCTACGGGACGATCGAACTGCTCCCCGACGCGCTGCGCGATCGGGTCGTCGGCGCCGTGATCACCAAGTTCCGCGGCGACCGGTCGCTGCTCGAGCCCGGCATCGAGGAGATCGAGTCGAAGACCGGCGTGCCGATCCTGGGCGTCCTCCCGTACGACGATCCCGGCCTCCCCGAGGAGGACAGCGTCGGCCTTCCATCGAAACGCGAGCGCGGCGTGCTGGGCGACGACGACGGCGTTCCCGACGACCGGCGGCTCACCGTCGCCGTGCCGCGCCTCCCCAGGATTTCGAACGCGACGGACCTCGAGGCGCTGGCCGCGGAGCCGGGCGTCTCGGTCGCGTTCGTGCCAGTCGACGCGGAGTCGGCGGCCGAGGGACAGGCGGTCAGTACCGATCCGCTCGCGGCCGTCGACGCCGACGCGGTCGTCCTCCCGGGAACGAAGAACACCGTCGACGATCTGCTGGCGCTCCACGAGGCCGGCTTCGCCGACGCGCTCGCGGCGTTCGACGGGCCGATCGTCGGCGTCTGCGGCGGCTACCAGATGCTCGGGGAACGGATTACGAACGCGGCGCTCGAGGGGACCGGCGACGACGCCGTCGTCGAGGGACTCGGGCTGTTACCGGTCGAGACGCGGTTCGAGGGGACCAAGCGCGTCGAGCAGACGACGGTCCCAGTCGACGGGTCCGCGTCGCCGCTGCTGGCCGGCGCCGAGGGCACCGCGTCTGGCTACGAGATCCACGCCGGACGGACGCGCGTGCTCGAGGCCGAGCGCGAAGCGATCGCCCGACCGCTCGGCGACTCGAGCGCGGCCCGCGGACGCGTGCTCGGCACGTATCTCCACGGCCTGTTCGACAACGAGGCGGTCCGAACGGCGTTTCTCGAGGCCGTCGCGTCCGAGACGGGAACCGATCGCCCGCGTCACAGTGCCGAGACGGCTGGAACGGGAACGGATGCCGGCGAGGAGCCCGCGTCAGCAGCCGCTTCGGAGTCGGGTTCGCAGACCGAGCGGACGGTCGGGTCCGGGTCGACGCCGTACGACCGCGCCGCGGCGCTGGTCGGCGAGCACGTCGATCTCGAGGCGCTCGGCCGGCCGTTCGATTCGTGA